Genomic DNA from Sardina pilchardus chromosome 4, fSarPil1.1, whole genome shotgun sequence:
ttttctccatcttTAGTTATGCTGGCCTTTCctacaaaaataaaagaaacTCACTGAGATGACCACgaaaatgtataaatacttCTAATGGTAAGTATGGCTTTGAAATTAAAAGTGCTAGAAGTGATTCTAAAATACGCTCTTGGCTGGGAGGGTTTTTAAGGAACCTCACATTTGACAAATCCCAATTTCTTTATCGGGGGCGGTACGTACTGTACTCCACTCCCTTTGTGGCGTTTCACTGCACGCTGGCttgcaaaataaaacatggccgAACGGCACAGTCTACAAGTGTCCTTCTGCATTCAACCAGTCAAGTCTTTTAGGGTCAAGGGTCATCAGACTAGCAAGAGGGTAGAAATCAGCCGGAACTGGGCATCTGGTGCCATCATTGGGGGTCATGAGTGGCAAGgggggctgtggggggggggggggggggtcacatacAGGTGACTTCGGCCGCTCCATCGTCTTGTTCAAAGCCGCCCTCCTCCAGGTGAGAGAGGGCGCTGGAGTAGCCGCCTCCGAACACCGGGAAGCCGCCGATGCCCCCCGAACACGGCGACAGCTCTTCCATCTGAGGGCTACTCACGCCACGACTCACGGACCGACTGGACACCTCGCTATGCCCGGACGCAGCCTGAGAGggacaaaaaaacaagagagggaacaaaagataaaggaggagaagaggagcaggaaggaaagagcgagggagaggtcAAGAAAGGTCAAGAGAGATTATGAGAGATCACACAATAAGATCAGATCATCCTCTTCCAAGGTTTTTCTGCTACCAGAGCAAAGTTGAGTTTCCGGTTGTTTGTGTCAAAATAACACAATTTCCTTTCCAAAGATAGCGACTGCGATTAAACTGAAGTTTAGAAGTAGTCTCTAGTAGATGTAGGCTATTGATACAGAGGTAGCAACATGCTATGGATAAAGAGCTAATCAGATGCTCACCTGGTTCTGGTGCTGTGCCGAGGGACCCTTCACTGGCCTTTGCAGGAACACAACCTGCTTTGTGGCCAAATTCCCATCGCTATAGCAACAGGAAAATATCATAATTAGAGTTTCCAATACTCGTTATGGATTATGTAAATACTAAATGTAGTGTAGTTTATGTTAGAGGTGCTTTGATTTGTGCAGATTTAGACAAGGGCCCAGTGtctatgtattgtgtgtgtgtgtgtgtgtgtgtgtgtgtgtgtgtgtgtgtgtgtgtgtcctgatccATTACTAGTTTCTATATGTGACCTACCTGTCATGGCGTATAATAGGCGTAGGCAGCACACAGGTCAGCAGCCAGCCAAACTCAGCCAGCGTGTGAAGCAGCGGGCCGTAGTCGGTCTTCACACTCGACCCCTGGACGGACCATAAAAAGACACTTTAGGAATCCGACACGTCCAGAGCACTGGACAACACGCCAAGCACCAATATCTCAGTTCAGCTCACCTCGATCACCGTCCACTGCTCCACCACGATGGTGTCGTTGGCTGGAGCGGTCATGCTGCGTTCCTCGTATATGAATAGCCCTTCTAGGGACCGCGGAACAGGCTCACCTGAGGAGGAAAAACACTGCAGGTAAGTTCAAATGCTGGGAGGGGACACTAGACGTAACCATCTGCTTAGGATCCAATGAGTGAAACAACAGCGCATAGGCTTAAATTCAGGTCCTGACAGCACATAAACTGTtgtccctgtgagtgtgtgtgtgtttcaggtgctCACTCAAGAAGCCAGAATTTGTCTTTACTTGGTGACCTAAAAAGTGACAATGAACTACTTTCTGATAGtcacacaagagtgtgtgtgtgtgtgtgtgtgtgtgtgtgtgtgtgtgtgtgtgtgtgtgtgtgtgtgtgtgtgtgtgtgcgcgtgtgtgtgtgcgtatgcatgtgatGGGGGCTGTCTTTTTTAAGGTGGAAAGTGTTAGAGCATGTTCTTCCATGTTCTACATTTACAGGCCCCAGATGTCTGTGAGTGGGTCTGATTTAGCTCCTGCCAGTCTGTggtgaaacaggaagtgaggtcgcAAGGTTGAGAGGCAAGCACTAAATATAGCCCCTgcgaggacagaggaggagggaaagaggaagtcGCCCATTGGGAGAGAAGGATTGGGGAGggttaaaaaagagagaaagagaaaatggagggagggagggaggtgaggagcggagaggagtgtGAAATAAGGAGCGATTTCACCGATCTGTTGTGATAATGGAGAGATGATGGAGGGGGAAAGATCAAGAGGCAGATGTGGATCTGAATGCCAGAGTTGTATGAGGACAAAGTGTTCTTaatccctcatctctctctctctctctctactccttttTCTTTTAAGTTCATGGTCTATTTTGAAAGATGATAGGAAGCTAGACGTCTGTttggaaaagaaagaggggaaaaaaaagaaaagcgtaTCTCTTATGCAAGAGTGAAAACTAGGACCAACACAAGTCTCTATGCGTGGCTAAGCTCCACACTACTGATCTGCTGAAGATGGAGGCTGTGGTGACTCAACCAGTGAGTAGCCACTAGGAATGTGTGTTTTCCATGTATGTGTTGAAGGGGACGGAGATATACGACTTCTATGAGGTTACAAACAAAGAGAATGAGTGCTAACTTCGGACCACTGGAAATAAGACATAGCACATTCtgctcacacacaatctctcattTCTGTGTCGAGACTAAAACACTAATTGGATGATCCTCCAATCGATCGCGATTCCGAGCTGTAATCACCTTTGGGCGTGTCCCAGTACACAAACGAGTCGACCAATGACCAGCCCTTGCGGTAGTAGGCAGCGGTCAGCTCCAGCCAGTCAGCTTCCAGGGCGCTGACCACCTGGCCCTTCCTGGACACGCGCATGGAGAGCGCCCCCTGGTGGTAACAGCATCCCTGGGCGTCCAGCGGGGTACAGCCAGCGGCCCAGGAGTGGAACAGCACCATGAGCCTCAGATctgggtgagagggagggagagaaggagagagagagagagagagagagagagagagagagagagagagagagagagagagagagagagagagagagagagagagagagagagagagagagagagagagagagagagagagagagagagagagagaagaaattaAATAAGCCTTAAGTCTTAAAACAAAATTCTAAAATTGATAGCTCAGGTCCTTGATTATGAAAAACATAcaacccacacaaacatacactccgCCTGcgtgtcgtgcctaacaacgccccttagctgttctagaaTCAGCCTAAAATATGCAATATTTTATCACTTATCACAATATCACTTTAAAATGATTCCCATTCTAACCATTCTGTTGGTATTTGGATTCGTAATGGAAAGAATGGCATCTTAGTCATTGTCACTGCGAGCCAAGAATGCCTGGAATTGCACTATGAAACACTGATATACTGGGCCAGATAAGTGACCTCTTTAATCACTTTTTGACACACTGAGCAGGGCTTTAGTGTAATTTTGCAACGGTTATGGCAGTCTGATAGATTTTTAAGGAACCCTTTGTGTTGAAAAATGATGGTAAAGTAAGTTGAAAGTGACGGTAAGGACTGCCAACTCTTGTATAATGGTGCATTAAATCTCACAGGGGAGAACATTTTACAGCCAAGCCAAGTGTCTACTAACATTtggccattttttttatttccccatCAACCATCAAGTGGAGGCTCagccagagaaaaaaaaacatttaaaaaaataatgccCCCCATTGTCAGGAAGTGTCCTTTCAAGGAGCCATATATGTCTGTGTCAGTCTGTCTTCCTGTGCATACCACGGCATAGAAATGAATACACATTAAGGGCAAAGGGAGGGCCAATACATGAACTTCTCACAAGAAGCTAATGATCCTGTCTTTACGTTTGTGCCAGCTGCTTACAGGTTCATACCCTGTAACAGCCTACTCCCTTGGCAGCCTGAATAAATTAATTCAAAGTATTATCACAAACACTACATCACGAGCAGCAGACTCATTTCTTTGCTTCCACAGTAGCCTCCTGTACTTCAACTCAGACACATATTCACACTCCTCAGCAGCAGTGTCAGGGGCATGTCTGGCTGACGAGGCACTCCATGTCCTCTACGTGACCACCACCAGTGCAGCGAACAAAGGCCCTGGGGCAACTGGGCTACACCGACTACAGTTCACATTAGGGAGACGCACATCAAGGGTTAAACTGAACTAACCTGACACtctgagaggggaggagggcaggaagagatagagtgagattATGGGGGGAGATAAAGAGGACaagggaagagatagagagacttgGGAGCCTACTgtcattgctgttgttgttgttgatgatgctgCTGACAGGGTTTTAAGAGGAGCTGAAAATAGTGTCCTTGTTGCCAAGTACGTCAACCGACTGTCTGTGTCTGAACTGTACTGACTGGCAATCCGATTGAAACGGAGGGAGAAAACACTGGCGCAATGAAAGACTATAGAATTGTAACAAACACACCATCATAACATAGAGTCAAGAAACCGAAGATTAGCACATGTTGCATGACTGAGCAGCCGAACATTCAATCATTCAGTTTCAATAAAAAATCACcagcatactgtagatagaccAGCATCATTTTAACCATGTTGGGAGTGTCTCACCTGGACTGTAGCCTCCGTTCTCCAGGTCCCTCTCCCCAGGTGGGGTGCGTGGGGGGCTCCTGGGCGGGGAGCGGCATCCCCTCGTGGGGCTGGACATCCGGCTCCCACTGCCCCCTCCAGACTGCTGGATCACCGAGGCCACGAATCGCACCCCTCCTCTGGCACTGCTGTTCACCTGGAGGGCAGAGCAGACCACACAGACGCTTACTGCACAGAGCTGGGGTCAAAGGGACACTTGGAGTACTTTGAGCTGAGAGTACAAATCCTTACACCTGTTAAACTGGAAGACATACACAACTAGCCTACAAGGTTACATCCTTTGTACTGAACTTTCTGGTAAAAACAAGGTAGTAAATCAGAACACATCATGGCGTAcagtaagtctctctctctttctctctcactttctctttctctctctttctctttctttctaacacacacaaacacatttggttATAGCACTAACCCTGTTGAGTGCTCTGACAGTATCTGGGGTCAGAGGGAAACTCCTACACACCTGCTAAACTGGGGATAGTACACAAGTAGTCTACACATGGGTGCATCGTTTTTTGTACTGAACTTTCTGGAAAAAGACATGATAGTATATCAGACATACAATGGCTTaagttggtctctctctctttttttattttctctctttctctctctctctctctctctctctttctctctctcacacacacaagcaaacaagttTGGTTTATAGCACTAACCCTGTCGATGAGAGCTCTGACAGTGTCGCCGGTCAAGACGTCTCCAGGCAGAGgccactcctccaccctcaaCACAGGCACA
This window encodes:
- the rftn2 gene encoding raftlin-2, producing MGCGLRKLEDPEDSSPGKIYSTLKRPQVETKTDTVYEYVLLDFSLEGSRPTVQYLSSLCELPQALLPYYTQGYVLAALHPIILSVGRSRALPLSLLYRAIMTRPRPSKHAMPMCHSVPVLRVEEWPLPGDVLTGDTVRALIDRVNSSARGGVRFVASVIQQSGGGSGSRMSSPTRGCRSPPRSPPRTPPGERDLENGGYSPDLRLMVLFHSWAAGCTPLDAQGCCYHQGALSMRVSRKGQVVSALEADWLELTAAYYRKGWSLVDSFVYWDTPKGEPVPRSLEGLFIYEERSMTAPANDTIVVEQWTVIEGSSVKTDYGPLLHTLAEFGWLLTCVLPTPIIRHDSDGNLATKQVVFLQRPVKGPSAQHQNQAASGHSEVSSRSVSRGVSSPQMEELSPCSGGIGGFPVFGGGYSSALSHLEEGGFEQDDGAAEVTCM